In Triticum urartu cultivar G1812 chromosome 6, Tu2.1, whole genome shotgun sequence, the following proteins share a genomic window:
- the LOC125516539 gene encoding ADP-ribosylation factor-like — MVNKLLKVVMLGLDASGKTTILYRLHYGDFVQTIPTVGFNVDKVQYKNVSFNVWDVRGQEKLRKLRKIYFSNSDALIYVVDSLDRERIKDARQEFQTIIKEPLMSKSIILVLANKQDLKGSMSPAEVSEGLGLHDLKNKIWHIQGACAIRGEGIYDGLDWLASTLKQLQEPLRHLQ, encoded by the exons ATGGTGAATAAACTTTTGAAGGTTGTGATGCTTGGTTTGGATGCATCTGGCAAAACAACAATCTTGTACAGGCTGCACTACGGGGATTTTGTTCAAACAATCCCTACAGTAG GTTTTAATGTCGATAAGGTTCAGTACAAGAATGTATCATTTAATGTGTGGGATGTTCGTGGACAAGAAAAGCTCAGAAAATTAAGGAAGATTTACTTCAGCAATTCTGATGCACTG ATCTATGTTGTCGATTCCTTGGACAGAGAAAGGATCAAAGATGCCAGACAAGAATTCCAG ACCATTATCAAGGAACCTTTGATGTCAAAGAGCATAATCTTGGTATTAGCAAACAAACAGGACTTG AAAGGTTCAATGAGCCCGGCGGAAGTGAGCGAAGGGCTGGGCCTACATGATCTCAAGAACAAGATATGGCACATACAGGGGGCGTGCGCTATACGCGGCGAGGGCATCTACGATGGTCTCGACTGGCTCGCGTCCACCTTGAAGCAGTTGCAGGAACCATTAAGGCATCTCCAATAG